One Helianthus annuus cultivar XRQ/B chromosome 7, HanXRQr2.0-SUNRISE, whole genome shotgun sequence genomic region harbors:
- the LOC110920136 gene encoding proline-rich proteoglycan 2-like, with the protein MEMDNDPDPKMQTGTPGHPISISSGSPFQGSPYRGPDSCEERMATYDWYFTPSYHNSPSQPPLVEPQLQAVSPPPLPVEEPPQQPPQRPPEPLRRRRNAHMSVRGGPRFSSPQGSSSYPPIPEDPQMGGPSNAAPEIDPPPASYAPPQLPMGFDNPIPTYPGSSGYNPFENPSGYPSDYGTQDPYLTAAQYHHLYPSSYPPV; encoded by the coding sequence ATGGAAATGGACAACGACCCAGACCCGAAGATGCAGACCGGAACACCGGGCCACCCAATAAGCATATCAAGTGGTTCCCCATTTCAGGGATCACCGTACCGTGGGCCCGATTCATGTGAGGAGAGGATGGCCACCTATGATTGGTACTTTACTCCTTCGTACCATAACTCTCCATCCCAACCACCTTTGGTTGAACCCCAGCTTCAAGCAGTTTCGCCACCACCACTTCCTGTTGAGGAGCCGCCTCAACAGCCACCTCAGCGACCTCCCGAGCCTCTGAGGCGAAGGAGGAATGCACatatgtccgtgcgaggaggaccTCGTTTTAGTTCTCCTCAGGGTTCGAGTTCTTACCCTCCTATTCCAGAGGACCCCCAAATGGGTGGGCCCTCGAACGCGGCGCCGGAGATCGATCCTCCGCCAGCTTCTTATGCACCACCTCAACTGCCtatgggttttgacaacccaatcccgACTTACCCAGGTTCTTCTGGGTACAATCCTTTTGAAAACCCATCGGGATATCCATCAGATTATGGAACTCAAGACCCGTACCTTACAGCTGCACAATACCATcacctttacccttcttcttaCCCTCCAGTTTAA